One Streptomyces sp. B21-105 genomic region harbors:
- a CDS encoding ATP-binding protein — protein MPCSPGEISSLFLFEKLSPDQLGRLCGEGRVEKFEPGPVYTEGDPATCFYVMIEGSVVMYRRVGGDDIEVSRTSQRGVYAGAMQAYLGDRVPQVYQNSMRVTEPTRFFVLPAESFSAVMQEWFPMAAHLLEGLFFGSKNTQRAVGQRERLLALGSLSAGLTHELNNPAAAAVRATATLRERVAKMRHKLAVIASGGYDPAALTRLIEIQERTAELVAKAPTLSPLEASDREDALTDWLDDHDIAEGWRIAPTFVQAGLDVDWLEQVADAVDEDILPGAIGWLNYTVETELLMDEIDDSTNRISHLVDAAKQYSQLDRAPYRVVDVHELLDSTLLMLGGKIGRRIQVVKDYDRTLPKIPAYPAELNQVWTNLVDNAVFAVDSAGGDGTLTVRTAREGDRLLVEFRDTGPGIPPDIRGRIFDPFFTTKPVGEGTGLGLDISWRIVVNKHHGNLHVESAPGDTRFQVLLPLTAPDPSADGDQDPGTETPDTPETAEEPV, from the coding sequence ATGCCGTGCAGCCCGGGCGAGATCAGCTCGCTGTTCCTGTTCGAGAAGCTCTCCCCCGACCAGCTGGGACGGCTGTGCGGCGAGGGGCGGGTGGAGAAGTTCGAGCCCGGCCCGGTGTACACCGAGGGCGATCCGGCGACCTGCTTCTACGTGATGATCGAGGGCTCGGTCGTGATGTACCGGCGGGTCGGCGGGGACGACATCGAGGTCAGTCGCACCTCCCAGCGCGGGGTGTACGCCGGGGCCATGCAGGCCTACCTGGGCGACCGGGTGCCGCAGGTCTACCAGAACTCGATGCGGGTGACGGAGCCGACCCGGTTCTTCGTGCTGCCCGCCGAGTCGTTCTCGGCGGTCATGCAGGAGTGGTTCCCGATGGCTGCCCACCTGCTGGAGGGGCTGTTCTTCGGCTCGAAGAACACCCAGCGGGCCGTCGGCCAGCGCGAACGGCTGCTGGCGCTGGGTTCGCTGTCGGCCGGTCTCACGCACGAGCTGAACAACCCGGCGGCGGCGGCCGTGCGGGCCACCGCCACGCTGCGCGAACGGGTGGCGAAGATGCGGCACAAGCTGGCCGTGATCGCCTCCGGCGGCTACGACCCGGCGGCGCTGACCCGGCTGATCGAGATCCAGGAGCGCACGGCCGAACTGGTCGCCAAGGCACCGACGTTGAGTCCGCTGGAGGCCTCCGACCGGGAGGACGCGCTCACCGACTGGCTGGACGACCACGACATCGCGGAGGGCTGGCGGATCGCGCCGACCTTCGTGCAGGCCGGACTCGACGTGGACTGGCTGGAGCAGGTGGCGGACGCCGTCGACGAGGACATCCTGCCGGGCGCGATCGGATGGCTCAACTACACCGTCGAGACCGAGCTGTTGATGGACGAGATCGACGACTCGACCAACCGCATCTCCCATCTCGTCGACGCCGCCAAGCAGTACTCCCAGCTCGACCGCGCCCCCTACCGGGTCGTCGACGTGCACGAACTCCTCGACTCCACCCTGCTGATGCTCGGCGGCAAGATCGGCCGGCGCATCCAGGTCGTCAAGGACTATGACCGGACCCTGCCGAAGATCCCCGCCTACCCTGCCGAGCTCAACCAGGTGTGGACGAACCTCGTCGACAACGCCGTGTTCGCCGTCGACAGCGCCGGCGGCGACGGCACGTTGACCGTGCGGACCGCGCGCGAGGGCGACCGGCTGCTGGTGGAGTTCCGCGACACCGGCCCCGGCATCCCGCCGGACATCCGGGGCCGTATCTTCGACCCGTTCTTCACCACCAAACCGGTCGGCGAGGGCACCGGCCTGGGCCTGGACATCTCGTGGCGGATCGTCGTCAACAAGCACCACGGCAACCTGCACGTCGAGTCCGCGCCGGGCGACACCCGCTTCCAGGTCCTGCTGCCGCTGACCGCCCCCGATCCCAGCGCCGACGGCGACCAGGACCCCGGGACCGAGACCCCCGACACCCCCGAGACCGCCGAGGAGCCCGTATGA
- a CDS encoding UBP-type zinc finger domain-containing protein, translated as MTDVDGIDPSVPPSGDGCVDCDAAGGWWFHLRRCASCGHVGCCDSSPAQHATAHYKATGHPLVRSFEPGEEWFWDYSSDELYESGPELAPPVSHPADQPAPGPAGRVPQDWARALHR; from the coding sequence ATGACCGACGTGGACGGCATCGACCCGAGCGTCCCGCCCAGCGGCGACGGCTGCGTCGACTGCGACGCCGCGGGCGGCTGGTGGTTCCACCTGCGGCGGTGTGCGAGCTGCGGGCACGTCGGCTGCTGCGACTCCTCCCCCGCCCAGCACGCCACGGCCCACTACAAGGCCACCGGGCATCCCCTGGTCCGCAGCTTCGAGCCGGGCGAGGAGTGGTTCTGGGACTACTCCTCGGACGAGCTCTACGAGTCGGGGCCGGAACTGGCCCCGCCGGTCAGCCACCCCGCGGACCAGCCGGCGCCGGGGCCGGCCGGGCGGGTGCCGCAGGACTGGGCGCGAGCGCTGCACCGCTGA